CATCCTGATGCCGTATAAGAAGGTCATACTATCACGGCAGAATATATTTAGGCGGGATAATAACACTTGTCAGTATTGTGGGAGTAAGCAAGACTTGACCATTGACCACATTATTCCTCGTTCAAGGGGAGGTACAGATAGTTGGGAAAATTGTGTAACGGCTTGCCGCAAGTGCAATCATAAGAAAGGTGATTTGCTTTTAAGTGAAGCAGGTATGAAGCTTTTGCGCCGCCCATTCAAGCCTAATTATCTTATGTTTTTACGTGAATTTACGACCATTCACGAAGACTGGAAACCTTATTTGTACATTTAGGTTTTACGGCTTTAATTTTTTGACTTAATGAAAAAGGCTAAATTTTAATTTTTTTGGGCGTGCCCTTGTGGGCATTTCGCTGCGCTCATGCCCACAAGGTCGGCGTGCTACGGGCTACG
This window of the Bacteroidia bacterium genome carries:
- a CDS encoding HNH endonuclease — its product is MYGKVLVLNQDYQAISICSVERAIVLVFLGKAEIVSECKDRVIHTVNTTYPMPSIIRLFRYILMPYKKVILSRQNIFRRDNNTCQYCGSKQDLTIDHIIPRSRGGTDSWENCVTACRKCNHKKGDLLLSEAGMKLLRRPFKPNYLMFLREFTTIHEDWKPYLYI